CTCAGCCAAGCTGTTCGACTGGCTTGTCTTTTTGTACGAGAGGTGGAAAAATCTCGACAACGAAGCGATATATGTCAGCAGCAAAGTGGCGATTTACGAGATGATGGCCTCCGGCGTGACAACGACAACCGACATGCTTTACCTTCACCCGACGGGAAGGAAAGAGTTCATCGACAGCGAAATAGAAGCGGCCCGCAGTACCGGCGTGAGATTTCATCCCACCAGGGGCTCGATGTCTCTCTCCAGAAAAGACGGAGGATTACCTCCCGACTCGGTCGTCCAGAGCGAGAGAGAGATAATCGAGGACTCCGTAAGACTAATAGAGAAGTATCACGATAGAGAAAAACACTCGATGCTGCGGATAGCCCTGGCTCCATGTTCTCCCTTCTCGGTGACCGAAGAGTCGATGGTCAGGACGGCCGAACTCGCCGGGCAATACGACGTGCTTCTTCACACACATCTCGCCGAAACTAGGGACGAAGACGATTTCTGTATCGAGAAAAAGGGATTGAGACCGGTCGATTTCATGGAAAAGGTCGGCTGGCTCAACGAGCGAAGCTGGTTCGCCCATCTCGTATGGCTGAGCGATGAAGACATCAAGAGGCTCGCCGAGCATGACTGCGGCATGGCTCACTGCCCTTCCTCAAACATGAGACTTGGATCGGGAATCGCCCGTGTGAAAGAGATGAAGGAAGCCGGAATCAGGATCAGTCTTGCCGTTGACGGAAGCTCATCGAACGATACGGGAAACATGCTTCTTGAGATACGAAATGCCCTGATGCTTCAAAGAGTCCTCAATGGAGCCGACGCCCTTTCGCCGAGGGATGTTCTGGAATTCGCGACGCTGGGCGGAGCTAAGGTCTTGAGAATGGACGACTTCATCGGTTCGATCGAGCCGGGAAAGTCTGCCGACTTGGCCGCTTTCAGACTGGACACTCTCTCGATGGCCGGAGGGCTATCCGATCCGGTGGCTTCTCTTGTTCTATGCGACCCTCACAACAGCGACCTGGTTATGATTGACGGGAAGATCCG
The nucleotide sequence above comes from Mesotoga sp. Brook.08.105.5.1. Encoded proteins:
- a CDS encoding 8-oxoguanine deaminase, yielding MKTVLKNIDYLVTMNERREELKDAYVVVEDGIIVDVGRGTPPPGDVEIDLAGRIITPGFVNTHHHFYQSLFRSVKEVASAKLFDWLVFLYERWKNLDNEAIYVSSKVAIYEMMASGVTTTTDMLYLHPTGRKEFIDSEIEAARSTGVRFHPTRGSMSLSRKDGGLPPDSVVQSEREIIEDSVRLIEKYHDREKHSMLRIALAPCSPFSVTEESMVRTAELAGQYDVLLHTHLAETRDEDDFCIEKKGLRPVDFMEKVGWLNERSWFAHLVWLSDEDIKRLAEHDCGMAHCPSSNMRLGSGIARVKEMKEAGIRISLAVDGSSSNDTGNMLLEIRNALMLQRVLNGADALSPRDVLEFATLGGAKVLRMDDFIGSIEPGKSADLAAFRLDTLSMAGGLSDPVASLVLCDPHNSDLVMIDGKIRVQNGRIVDGELSELIKRHNEMSIRLVRGERL